The following is a genomic window from Branchiostoma lanceolatum isolate klBraLanc5 chromosome 10, klBraLanc5.hap2, whole genome shotgun sequence.
tattcaaagaatataTATAACTAGGTCCCAaccctaccgccaaactcccttggccttgctatcaaaactcccggccctcctaaatgatctgttgcaaattagtaacgctgttccaatgtgtcactttggtcatgtttggtgttgcatgaggctatGAGGTTATAATTAGgatatcagtcacaaaataagcatagactTGGTGAAGATTTATATcaatacagtaccggtacttcatgatccggtattttggacctgtacctgatcgattttcacggtacagtaccggtacacagtaccggtacacagcactagtggGAGGGTATTACAGTTTGCTCCAATGATTATAATACATGCAttcctatggggaagttgacagaaattagatgtcattatctcaggagcCAAATATTCTAACCAAGAAAACTAACCTTCAAATTCTATCCTGTGctgtagactgtcatctatcagaatGACAAgaacttctatacggctattctccggGAAAACACCCCAGAAtgagagcacttgagtcagttCATTCAGGGACCACCCCTCCATCTCGCAGGGGGCCAGAAGACAAAGTCTATCTGACAATTTATATGTTATTtccaggtaaaaaaacaacatcccAGGCCCACCATGAGTAACCCAGGTGCGATTCTGGACCGGTACAAGGAGGTGTGTAAGGCTGAAGGCATCCCCGCCCACAAATACATCATCAAGGTCTTAGGGAAAGCACAAGAAGACGATATAAGGTAAATATTTTTGAGTTCAGTCATTAAATTTTACCCTACATTACTAGTAATAATGGCTTGAAGATACACTCACTAGTAGTATATTGATGATATAGCACTGAGATTTCAGCCTCcttatgtatatatctatatatatgtaacgttactagtacatgtagtacagaccGCATCAGCACCACAAAGAAACAACAGTATGGGTCCATGCATGGGAACAAAACTGTGAATATTAATAACATCCATCTGTTTGTGGCCAAAGCCACCCGTTTGGTCTCCTAAGTCCTAGGGTTACTGGACAAAACCTGGTACTGCATAAAAATCTGCTTGTctttgtgtttctgtctgtggaTTTCTgtagtgcagtttctgtatttTCTACCAGAGGGTTAACCTGATCACCAGTCTCTACAGGTCGGCTTAGCTataggggtgttttaccagACCCAGTCTGTTATGCATTGGCCTGtatctgtcagcctgtcttcttagctgTCGAGTTATCACCTCCCCTCTTCGGGACTGAAATGATTAAACCAAGCCTGTAAAACCACCCAAGCACGCTAATCTGCCTGGGCAGGCAGGAATCACTCCTAGTGCCATAGAGATATCAGGGAGCTCCTGATGGGATGGTTGTAAACCAGTGAGGGTACCAGAGGGCGCTTACCATTGTTGCCTTGTTCCCATCCCAGCGAGCCCAGTGATGAGATGACCCTTGACCTAGCGGGGAACAACAAGCTGCTGACGGACACGCGGCTGGAGGACAGGGACATGGTGACGCTGTGCCAGACCTTAGCCAACAGCACGTACGTCTCCAGCCTCGACCTTAGGTACAACAACATCACCGACGAAGGAGCAAAACACCTGGGGAAACTCATAGAGGTGAGGTAAAAGGAAAGATGGCAGGGTCTTTCCCTTAGATTATCTTTGGTTATCCCTGCAAACCCATACTCAACTCCTGGTTTCCATCTCTACTTTTAAATTTATTACTTCAGCATAACTCTTGTATTGTTTATCACTtatctgtgtgtgagtgtgtgtgtgtgtgtgtgtgtgtgtgtgtgtcactgtccGTGTGTGTCACTGTCCGTGTGTGTCACTGTCCGTGTGTGTCACTGTCCGTGTGTGTCACTGTCCGTGTGTGTCactgtccgtgtgtgtgtgtccgtgtgtgtgtccatgtgtgtgtgtccgtgtgtgtccatgtgtgtgtgtgtgtatgactcACTTGGGTGCTATGAGTGTGTTAGGCTAGTTAGTTGAATGGTATGTATAGATGATCATGATAACTTGAATATTGAATGTGAATATTTCTGTTGATACAGACGTCTGTTTCCCTGCGGTTCCTGAATGTGATGTGTAATGACATAGGACCTGACGGTGCTGAACACATCGCCAGGGGGCTACATGTAAGTTTCCTTACACTCATGGTGTCTGATCTTCTTCCTGTAAAGCAAATGATTACAATTTCTCCCAAATTGAGTATAGTCTGAATACTATGTATCTTACACTAACAGCTCAGGCTTGTGGTGTTttacaaccaagtgttttattttagctgacgtttcagtgaccgtctggcACCTTTTTCAGAGCAATACTACCTGGTGAAGgagacagacggtcaccaaaacatcaccTTGTATTAAAAACTTGTTGCatacaaaaaactttgttattcCAACCTGAAAACACTATTCGCAGAAGGCATGTGCTGTGCCAAAACAAATTCAGTGCTTTTTGTAAAAtgtccatgatattgacagaataacagaaaaaaaggatggatCTATTGTTTtaccagattggtttcaattaaatCGTATCGCAAAAATCCCAGTTTTACTTGAACTAACATTATATCATAGGATTAAAGTTTGTACACTAGTACTCCGTGTTCATGTTGCTCAAGCTGTGAGCAGTATGCGTCACCTCAGTTGAGAATGACTTCTGATTATTAATTCTTACAGACCAACGAGACCCTGACAGAGTTGAAAGTGAACGGCAACAAGATCGGGAACAAAGGAGGGATGATGTTTGCCTCCGCCCTGCAGATTAACACTGGTGTGGAACAGCTGGATCTGGGGGATGCCGATCTGGTATTCATTTGTTTCTTACTTTTTTATTTGTAGACTGGTTAATGTGCCACTCGTAGGTTGGATGTAGGTTTTGACATGGTTGACAGCTTTGTAAGTTACTGGCTGTTATGAATGTAAGGTTaacactgtatctgtatctgtataaatggtataactgcccttaggcataacataccaggttctgtatctgtatttatgtagccagtataactgcccttctgtgcaacacagcagcttctgtatctgtatctatatagcaaaAATAAACACCCTTCAGTGTACTTGTAACACCCCAGGTCATTCTGTGTCTGTATAGACAGACTAGTATAGActctttggcataacacactgGCTTATCAGACATTGGGCATAGCATTAGCTGGTTTATGATATATTACACCAAATGACCTGTACATGTCACACCTGATACCAGGTGGCTGTTGTGATACTGTTGCTAGTGCTGGTTGGTTGGCTACTTACGATGACTGTTTTTCTTACATCTATGGTTCTCTTAAATGTGCAGGGCACAGAGAGTGTGATTGCTCTGGCCACCATCCTCCACTACAACAAGTTCCTGAAGGTCCTGAACGTCAACCGACCGCTGCTTTTCACTCATCAGGTCAGTAATGACACTGTCACAATGTCTATGTGGAAATGTTGGCTTCTACAAGTTTGGTGGCTGCGGGCCAGTGGAAATGATGATTAGGCCATCACATGCATGTCCTTGTGTGCTGGCATGGCCCCATTGTGTGCTTATTAGATAATGCCAATCTGGAAATACAGTTagaagcatttttttaatttagaCCTGTCCAGAAATCAGTGGAATGTTTTGATATTCAGGGACAGCAAAAAGTAAAAactacatatttttgtatcttctgtGCTGTACATGCTAACTGtctggttatgttacgttacgttacgttatgttatgttacgttGTGTTGTAGGAGGAGACAACAGTCCACATGGCGAACATGCTGAAGGTGAACACCACTCTGCGTGAGATCCACCTGCAGAAATACGACATGCGCGACTTCGGCACCGAGAGACTCGTGGAGACGCTACGGGACAACATGGCGCTGTCCTACCTGGACCTCAGCTGGTGGGTGATAGACAGCAGTATTATTTGCTGTGAAaagtgtcttgtttgtttgtattgcatacccgataAACCGCCTcatagcgtaacacaccatgttTGTACTAAAAAGTACAAgatgcatatccagacagatttgtttgatccactcacacagggaaggacccctactcttttcaataagtgtggtggtaCCTtttacatgcttgaggtgtAGATCTGCTCCAACACAGGACCTACAttttaacatatatatatatatttcctaTCCAAAGaatgtccctaactgaagctaggtactcattataACTTGAGTAAAGTGAGAAATTCATGCAAGGGAACAACGTCAACGGAACAAACATCCTAACCATTACACACCTGTCCCCACCTGCAGTAACAGAATAACCTTGGACGGTGCCAAACACTTAACCATGTATACACACACGTTTCCGCCTGCAGTAACAGAGTGccaaacacctacatgtacatgtagtaactgttacataccTATTGCCACCTGCAGTAACAGAATAACCCGCGACGGTGCCAAACACCTGTCGGTGCTGCTGAAGAGGAACACGCCGCTCCAGGTGCTGGACCTCGGCTTCAACAGGATCGAAGACGACGGAGCGATCTACCTGAGCGAGGCACTCAAGCACTTCAACACAAACCTGCACACGTCAGTATACACAATGTAGACCTAACAGTTACACTAAACTTGCAGAACTTTCAAAGATGTTAATTGATTTCGTTTTGGTTAAGCTTCATTGTGAATGTGTATGATTAGTTGCTTTGATCATACTTGGTCCGTTATGTGTAATCTCTAAACTCCAGGCTTGCAGTGTTTTAGTAGAACCGTTGGTTGTTGAAATTATTGTCAATTCTGTACACCTGTATTGTAGTGTTTTTGATCAATCTATGTTTCTTTCTAACCCCCTGTTTGACACGTAATTTGTTGATTTAATGTACCGCTGTCCTTTTATCATATGTTTCTTTTGTTATGCACTTTGTTGCTTTTGGTGTCTTGTAAGCCCATATGGGCTTGCCACATAACGCACAACTCAAGGACACATGATTAAAGcttcatttatttttcaaaaatatttcttaTAGACTGGTACTTTCGCACAACTGTATCCGTGGTAACGGGCTGGTTGCCGTGGCTGACTCCATGAGGACCAACAGTACCCTGTACAGCGTGTTCATCTGGGGCAACGAGCTGGAGGAGTCTGCATGTGTGGTGAGCTCAGGGAAATTTCTTGGTGTGATGAAAACTGCTTCTTTGGTCTCCAGAAGCAGTTCATATTTAACATTAAAGAGCCTTATCGAGTTGGAAACTTGTTTAAGTTTGAAAAGATTTAACAGAAATGATGTACAATAGAGAATACTGGAACTTCACACTGAACTTTGTGTATGCTCAAACCTGTTAAGAGTATGaaacctgatgatgatgattaaaactGTTTAAGATggcaacattgtacatgtaggtgtgtggATGGATTAGGTTTTTGTCCAAAAAAACCTTATGCTTGCACATGATAacttaatacgttgatgaaggttagacatccaggtaataagatacgccaaagataattactcaagcaactggaaaatcttatccagttgcttgagtaattatttttggcgtatgataATTTAATGTTAGCAATCACAGAATATTTCCAAAAAGATCATCTGTTACTGTACATAACAATGATTATAATACTCTTACTAATAAATGTCTGACTGTAAAGCCCTTTTTCCTGTACCACAGCCCTTAATGAAAATGGTCTGATTGTAAAATCCTGTTTTTCTCCGTACCACAGGCCTTTAATGACCTGATAGAGTCCGCGAGGCTGGACACAGAGCAGACAGATGTGCAGCCGTACGTGGTGGACGGGAGAGTCTACCTGTCAGAACTGTCCCACGGTATCAGGAGGCACTACTACTGGACACCTAGCTATGGGCCGGatgtggagaagaagaaagatgaTCTGTTGATGTGATGTCTCCCCGCCAATATTgtatgatacgccaaaaagccgATTAAGAAACAGAATATTGTATGATACATAATGGATACAGAATATTGTATGATACATAATGGATCCAAAGTAGAGAACAAGACAGACTGATGACTTGATCCGTTGGTGTAAAATTATACAAAGTTTCTACTAGATCTTCTTCAGAACAGTGTACAGTAAGTTAGAGGTGTAGAAGAGTAAAGATGATCTTTTTATGTCATTCGGTCTTAAATTCAACTACACTGTACATACTATGGGTCCATTGTAAAGAAGGCTTAATGATCTATTGGTGTGAACTACAAACTAATACAATTTGTTTACGAACAAGACCCATTGTATAAAAGGGAATCAGTTTGTTGACAGCTATGGGCCTATGTTATGTCTTCTTACCATGTACATGGATGTTTTGGCCTGATATAAAGAATAAAGACAATATCTAGTTATTGatgtttctgtttctgtatctgtatctgttggCACATACCATGCTTGTGTTGATTCAGGCTTGTAGATTACAGTGTTTGGCAGCAAGGAGAAATGTTTTAGATATAGCTGGATGTGAGTTGTTTTGGCTGTCTATTTTGAAAAGTTCCGATGTTCATATACAGACAAATGGGACTGTTGTAAATATTCTGAATTCATCTCATAAAAAAGGATTTAGACTTGTAAATAAGACAGAcaatcatactacatgtactatatattatatatcgTGAAACTTCGGGtgaaatcaaaatcaagttTGGCGAGATCTCTGTCAAGGAGTGCAGATTTTCAGTGCCTTACAATTATTTTACATATAAGGAGAGATGCTGTATGTTGAGTTGATTTCATTTGATCTGTTCTAAACAATAGATGgcgatatgtaaaaaaaatgtatggtcCTGATTTCAGAGCTTCTGTGGTTGATGATGTAAAAAGGTTTTCGGGCTACATACAGTTTTGAAGGCTTTGACATCAGTGCtttcactaccaaaaatcgtttttcttttttttacgaaTATCATAAACTTACGTTTCCCTGAGACTGAATTTACAACATCAATAAAATAGTTTTTTTGAACTTAGAGAACAGTTTCTTTGCAATCTACTAGTACAGATAGATCTGATTCTGGAGACAAAAGTACTTCCTCTTCAACGGATGTTGTTATGGTGCCTGTGACGTCACCGTGTCCCGGACGTAAAACGTCGCCATTAGACCATTCCCACCTGTCTGTGTTCCGAGTGTGGTCTTCTTCGCTGGATGTTTTTCTACAACAGGAAGATAAACATATTAGTATAGATAAAAAGCTGCAACTAACCGTAGATGTCAAAACTATGCCTTGCATATCTGACTTGGAATGTAATCAAATATCTGATGAAAATATCTCTACTGCATTGTGCTGATGTTTTCCATATAATGATTATACTTCTAAGAATAACTTATTTTCAACATCGTACTTTTACACCCAGCATCGTCATTTTTGAcatgtgtgattgtgtgattACAACACAGTCGACTTATTGTCGGTCAGATCAAAAATTAAGGCCTCTTTCCAAGCAAACGTTTGCGCAAATATGCAACTGGTAAAGGAGTATTGAGTACATGTTGTCGGGTTTAAAACGATTTTTAAACTTTCGTTAATAatgtcatcaggttggtgaatgaccgCATAAAATTCTTTCTTCACAAGCAAGGAGCAacatagcctgaattcaatcaagcctcctgtgaccgctcgccgccctgtaatgGCCTTGCAACCcaacccgcggggaggggagagaaacccccggacagctggagtttgcgtcaTACAGACTAacacttgcacttgatgaggagttctggggcttccccatccatgtgcaagcacgtctaaccctcagatgatggggaacaaaagacgttaaattggatagagagagagagagagagactagGAGCAACATACCAGCCGATGTTTCCATGACTACCTGTCATCTTCTTAAGGGTAATAATGGCCGATTGCATTGTTGCTGAATAATATCTAACAGTTATGTGACAATGCAATTGGGACcacattgttagcagcgacacctagctgcagtgcaaattgaacaaggtcacataccagggggcccaaaatcgaccttgaatttcggcttcacaacacctgcccacataccaaatatcattgtaatccatcaagaggctcttgagttatgctgactggagtggtgcggaaacacaaacatacacacccaaaacaatatctccatttttcacggagataaTCATCATTGCCCTGAAGATGGTGACAGACGGCTGTTATGTTACTCCTTGGTTCTGAATAAAGAGCTTTGTCATTCAACACTTGCCTGTTTTCTAGCTCTTCCTTAATCTCCCTCCGCCTGTCCTCCGTGATAGGATACTTCCAAATTAACCCCACACAGAGGAGAGAAAAGGCTGCTGGGACAACTGAGATGAGCATCCTTAATGACGTGCCCACAGACTCGGGCTGGACACAAGATCCAGTTTTGTAGCCTCCGATTCTGCATGGAAGAGGAAAACAAGGGACgatgttcagttcagttcatcctcttttagaggtgacacaagtgtttccacaagttcctgtcgcacatgacagatCGAAGTTCCTCATCTTCAAGGCCAACATCCTCTTCGATCACTTCTTTTAGTGTCAACTACGGGCGACCACGCCTTCGCCTTTCGTTCGGTTTCCAGAGGAGAGCCATACCCGCCATTTCCTCGTGGCGCATAACATGGCCGGCCAGAGACAACCTAGACAACCAAGGACGATGTAAAAGCAAGGAGTAATAAACTCGTTCTCACTTCCGAGTACACGGGTGAACTTAGTGTGGGTAATACGTCACGGGTGAAGGCCCCCGAAACACGCCTTCACATTGTTAGGCTTTCAAGTTATGGGCCTTTCacatttgacatattacccacagttCCTTCGCCGCGTATACGTACTAGGGAGTGTGAATGAGCTTATTGAGATACAGTaggggacaggctttttagcgaatgcaggtaagaatcttcaagttcgctttattcaacttcggatcgatggattggcttgaaactcaggattaattaatgggagcataacctgaacatattccaagcaagaAAAATTAgtttcgtgcagcgcggacttcgtcagagtgggcgtttgtgggcattcgctaaaaagccgatgcggaTACAGTAGCTGTGATACTGAAAAAAagtccatacatgtatgtgtggctCAGGAGATATAGAAATGGGTAAGACAGCAGTCAAAACATGACTTTTACATTCtcccttttttttaaacatgactTCTTTCCTTACTCTAGTGTAATGGTGGTCACTCCTATGCCTAGGGTCGAGGTTAGACTGAGCACGGACAGGGCCATGCTGAAGAACCAAGTGTCAAGTCGTCTGCCAGTTCGCAAGCTGTAGTCAT
Proteins encoded in this region:
- the LOC136443291 gene encoding leucine-rich repeat-containing protein 34-like — encoded protein: MSNPGAILDRYKEVCKAEGIPAHKYIIKVLGKAQEDDISEPSDEMTLDLAGNNKLLTDTRLEDRDMVTLCQTLANSTYVSSLDLRYNNITDEGAKHLGKLIETSVSLRFLNVMCNDIGPDGAEHIARGLHTNETLTELKVNGNKIGNKGGMMFASALQINTGVEQLDLGDADLGTESVIALATILHYNKFLKVLNVNRPLLFTHQEETTVHMANMLKVNTTLREIHLQKYDMRDFGTERLVETLRDNMALSYLDLSCNRITRDGAKHLSVLLKRNTPLQVLDLGFNRIEDDGAIYLSEALKHFNTNLHTLVLSHNCIRGNGLVAVADSMRTNSTLYSVFIWGNELEESACVAFNDLIESARLDTEQTDVQPYVVDGRVYLSELSHGIRRHYYWTPSYGPDVEKKKDDLLM